aaatattctTTAGGGGAACAATATATAGAACGATTAAAATTAGCAAATGGGAACATCATCAAGAAACGGTGGGAGTATTTGATAACTCGGTATCGTTATATAGTTTTGAGCAATCAAAAATAACCCCAAAAGAAAGCAATTTACTATTTTATCATTCTATTAAATCAGTTCATATACTCCTCGATCTCGTTCAAATTGTTACATTTTCCACCTCCATGTGAAAGCTTTTAAAAATATAGCAACTTAAATGAGACAAATGGTGTGTATATTTTTACTGGTTGAAAATTATTATTCACTGTAACTTAAATGGTGTGTAGAAATTTCTCCATTGGTGTCCTATATGGGAGAAAATCTTTAAGCAATATGTTGTAAAATAACCTTTCATATACACCTTGTGAGGTTGTATTATCAACAATTATAATCTCGacaactttaatatttaataatcaaTGATTTTGCTATTTAGAACTTGAGTTTCTGCACACAAATTAAGTAAAAGAAAAGTATTAGATTTCAGGTTTAGAAAAAGAAGGAATTTTAAGAATGATAAACATAAAAACTGTTGATCaaaatttaaagcaaaataaatttgataataaagACTCGCATAAATTACCACATCTAAAAAAATAAGGACATTAATTTTGTCAGTTCTTAGAAGGGACACTTATTACGACAATTTTGAGATTATTAGTGACACGTATTTTGATTTTGACAGTATTTGTGATAAATGATTACACTTGTTCTGACGCTTATTGAGATAATTAGTGACACTTTCATTGACGAATTTATCTAATTATTATGACACTTTGTGATAGAACTAAtgacaataattattacactttTTTGTGGTTATTGATGACACTTTTTTGTTAATTGGTAACTCATATCTGGACACTTTTGAGATAAAAGTGACACTTTTAACATTTTAGAAAATTTACGCTTGTTTTTTAGAGAAGGTTTTAGTAAATAACGATTATTTGTGAGGTTAATAAATCACTATTATGTGATCGAATTTGATAGGGTGAGAGtcttgttattttaatttatctaatctagttttgtttattttattattatttattttgtcttttcgtggtgatttataaatcacgGTTATTGATTAGGAAGAGTTTTGATTATTTAAACTTTGCAATAATTAACTTCACTTATTAGACACTTTTTATGATTATtggttacaattattatgaCGTTTTTTCTGATAATAGTAACAATTATTTTGacacttttaagttttaactaaTATGTGAAACATTTTATCACTATTTGAGATTAAATTTTGACACTTTCGTGTCTATTCAGATAATTTGTGACTCTAATTTTGTCTCTATAAAAAACATGTGTCACTTTCTTTGGCCCTTTTGAGATAATTGGTGACAGCAAGATAATTAGTGACAGTTATTTTGACACTTTAGAGATAATTGGTGACTTATGTTACCTTTCTCTGATATATTTTTGACAGTGAAAATGCATTTATTGGTGAAAGTTCATGAAGACAAATGATCTGATCCAGATCAAGTATGCAAATACTCTGTTATTATTTTGAGTTACAAATACAAAATCGGTACAGTTGAAATAATTCAAGAGTTGTCACACTCACAGAAATCATCTtatacaaaagaaaattacatttcTACAATGCTAAATTCTATCAAGATACAACTCAAAAGTCGTTATTCATACACCAATTTTCACCTAAAAAACTAATCTAATCATCTTAATTTATACTCTTTTCTCCTTTTTCAGCTACATCTAATTTTCATGTGATAATGAAAGAAGTAACCAAAAAAACAACTTCCACTCACCAAATTCCACACCTTAAggcaaaaataaagagattttacaTTTTACAaacaaactcatatcataattAAGCTAAGATCATATTATTAATCTGAATCTTCCAAAATTAGTCAAGAAAACCTGTTTGGCGCCATACAGCGTTGCGGACTTGTCGCAGATCTCTTCCTTTCAGCGTCCTTCCTACACCTTCCAGCACCGACGATGTCGAATTCAGCTTCATCGCAACAATTTCATGTGGCGGAAGCATCTCTtcatcatcaccatcaccatccctactttctctctcctccaatTGTCCaaatttcttctctttcttcctcGTCATCATCGTCGACGGAACATTCACTGGAGCAGAGTGCTGAAATTTCTGGCATGGACTTGACTGAATCAATTCACCAGATACACGCTGAGGAGCCTTCGGAATCGCACGCAACGGCGTCTTAAATCCGTTCACGCAATCATGATCAGGAAGCGCAGCAAGGATTCCAGACTTCTCCCTTCGGCGAAACCCTAAGCTTCGATGTGAATGAGAAGAGTACGGATACCTAGTCGACTCGTCCGAGTCAGTAATTCCATTTTCACCGCTCCAGAAGAGGTCGGCTTCGGTGAGCTCATCGCCAGAGTGATCGTCAGAGGAAGAGGTAGAGAAAGTGAAATGACCGAGAAAAGGATCGGAACCGGAGTGAGGAGATTTCCAATGACGGAAATTTCTAACGCCATTGATGTCCATTTCGGAGTGAGATAATGGTGGAGGTAGGTAATGCCCGTGATGGTGGATTGAATTTATAGGGAGAAAATAACGGGAAATTGAAATTGGATAAAAACGAAAGGAAGAAAAGACGTGGCGTAGAGACGCTGTGTATAAGAGCAAGAAGTCTTCGGATGTCGTCATTATactgatattattttattttaattatttgatatatttaaataaaacaaatttttgggttttcaaAATGCTATATCCTTTATTCAGCCGTGTTCAGAAAACAGAATTCTTtaattctgaaatacttgctatataaagtaataatttttaatactatttatcGTTTGATCTTATTTTATGTGTTACGGTTAATGTGTTATTTAACATATAGTTAAgcgaaatcttatttgaatcgtctaatcgcatatcTCATAacattaactttataatttttagatatctATTGTTTAATAAATGTATAAATGATCAATATAACACCTTAGGTTGCGTAAAAATTTATATGTGGCAAGTATAGCGGAACGGAGGAAATATATAttatcaaaatttatatttatttcacAAATTCGCCATAGAGACGGTATCTTTAACAAACGGTTTCTTTAAGAGACGTGTATCCATTCaatgttttattagcaaaaagTAAATTGTGGAAATAAATACACGTTTTTTAACCTGTTTTAATCTATAGAAGTTGGTATTTAACCTATTCGAGTTGATATTTTAAACTATTTGGAGTTAGCGTTTGAACATGTTAAGTtgttaacctattaaagttggaaTTTTTACTTtgtaaagttggtattttaatctGTTGAAATTGGTAATTTAACCTATTTAGTTGGTATTTTACCTTATTTAGGTTGGTATTTGaacctattaaaattgatattttaacatattaaaattGGTGTTTAAACATGTTTGAAGATGATATTTTAACTTGTTAAGTTTGTGTTTTATACTACTCCACTTAAATTGGTATTTTAGAATAATGCATTTACTACGATGAAGTTTGTatgttaaataattaaaatttatttttttttagtcttttcttttaatttttgtataaaaGTTTTTGATTAATAACTAAAGAAGGCTCTTCTTtcgatttgaaattaaaattataatctaCATCATATCAAAACACCAAATTTACCATATCATAACACCAACGTCATTAAGATACCAACTTTAAGCATATAAAAGACCAACTTTATTATATTAACATACCAATTACAATatgttaaaataccaatttcaataagttaaaacaccaacttaaacatattaaaatGCCAACTTAAGCATCATAAAACACCATTTTAATCATGTTAAATACCTAATAGTTTCAGCAatgtaaaaaagttaaaatatcaacttaagtagcataaaacaccaacttaaacaaattaaaacaccaactttaatagattaaaacatcaacttatagattaaaataaaaacttcatTAAGTTTAAATACcaactaaaatatttttcaaaaaccaTTATATACAtgcttaaaaatattttctttttttaaataaattatatttgaggAGAGAGGTTGTATTTATTTTGCTACATatctttttaaataataattggaGTAATAATCTCTATCGGTATACATCTAACCTCCTCTCAATGTGGTCGACTCTATCAATTGGTATAATGGCTGAagcttgaaaataaatttaactattatttatttataattgtttAACTTATAAAGAAATATGGAAgatgattataaataataaatgtatttatttttagcaaatataccTAGTTAATAGGTgggtttattcaaaaataaacaataaaagaatTTATTTTCAGCGATCAAATAAATGTTGATTTAATATtggcaatttttcttttttattacatGGTAGACCGAATGAAGGAAATGATTAAGTGACAACTAAACACATGATCTTACataggaaaattaatatttattccGACTGAGACAAAATTCGATAATTACCAGCTAATATACCTTAGTTTGTTTATTTGCAAATGATTTATTCTATATTTCCAAATCAATCCCAATTCACATGAAACTTACCAATAATACCTTTGTATGGTATACTCTTAAACTTCAGCCGAACAAGAGATTCTAATTGATATTTTTGCCCATAATAGCATAATACTGTAAATTATTGCTTAATTGACTTTTCTTTGTATCAAATTTTCCctaatattgtttttattaaatttttacttatACTAAACTTGGTAATTTTTGTTTAGAAAAAATAAGGTTTATGATAGTGTTTTGATTTTCCATGATTAATTCTGAAAACACAATGTTTAATTGATGGTAACTTGTACTCATTTCCTCAACTAAGAAATTTTCGAAATAGAGAAAAatgtttttagaaaattaatttttactcactctttcattctcaaattttcatttttcacgtcctaatttatataaattttaaattggattatataaaaaaactagttatcatttatacattttatttggaATGTAgtttccataaaaaaaaaaactattcaaatagaaaatattatatcccaataaaattaaaaaaaaaaaaaaacaataaaggtGGGAAAGGAGGAAACTAGGCGGGAATCGAATTTAAAAACTTTTCACGAAAATATTTTTTGAGAATATTATGTTGTcctataaataatagtaatatagtACTGAATTATACTCATTCATATTAATACATAGCATATAATGGCTTATTTTTATACTAAATATGCTTCATTTTATACATTAATGTTTGCCCTTCTTgttaataattctaattgttCCAACCCCAAAATTTTTAATGTGTCCAACTCTAGTTGGTCTGCCGGTGGTGCTACATGGTATGGAAGCCCAACCGGGGACGGAAGCAGTGGTATGTATCAAATAATTTATTCACCCATCTGctgtaaataattttatatttagattattttgtaataattaaCCTTTGTCATATATTTGCCAACAACATaccaaattactaataataggtaataATAAAGCATGTTGCCAGAAAGCTAAAATAAAGATTCATAGCGGACTAAGggaaaatattagattattagaaaattatctataagtgagattattcacagcgaacgagaaaaacattaaattgttaatgtcaatttttcctttacTTTTTTGTATTTCGGCTTTAAGTTCATTTTACTAATTAGACATCATTAATTATTCTATGAGATAGTCTTACTTATAGATACATTTTATATATGGGTTAAGTAGgtaatttcttatatattataagAAATTAAGCATCTTATTTGAGATCGTCTAATCAAAAGACGGTTTCTCACAAAAATAACTCATTAAACattaattaatgattaaatATACTTTTAAACAATATAGGATTTCAAGTGCCCTAATTAATCAGAAGTTGGATTTTATctgaactatatatatatatatatatatatatatatatataatgtcaaAATCTTAATTTTATGTAGGTGAAGCATGAGGATAACAGATGGAGTGGAAAGGCCTCCATATGCAGCCACAGTATCAGCTGGTGGATCTTCAATTCACCAAAAGGGTGTAGGATGTGGAGTTTGCTATCAGgtcttcatttttaatttattttaaatatatatatatttacatataattgGTTGTTTTTAGCTTtcataatttttgataaaatgctttattatattatatatggaaaattttcgaataaattcattttataatattttctaaaaaaaccattatataattatataagttCTAAAGTACATGCTTTGGTTCACAATTTAAATGAATTTAgtgaaattttacttttaattaaaaaaattaacgtGAATAACtcaaaattttgttatttttcttgtaatgatattaatttttgattaatcattaataatatcaatttttaggaTGTTTTGCTGGAATATTCTTAACTTGTTAAAACTCAAATGATAAGAGGTTATATGACAAAAAAcctaatatgttaaaaaaatcgTAATTAGTTAATACTCCTGAATAATATTAATTTCGTAATTAATGTCTTTATCAGGGAAGGTACCGAGCATGTTCAACATATTTGACCGTATAGGACGCCTTGAAAAATTAGgggcctcaatattaaattatgtagtatatatttagtgtttaaagatacaaaattgttagaaaaacgTCATAATTTttgatcttttaaaatttttttttaatttttgctccattcctaatttttataatttagagGTTGCATTtcgtaacaaatttaaactttttgctctcattttttaattcaattttaaaatcaCGCATTTAAATCTTTGTCCatttaatttcaacttttaacTCAAGTTTCTCCATTGTAATACGTGAGAATGTACTGATTGACATAGGTAAAATGTATGGAGAATGAAGCATGTTCAGGAAATCCAGTGACAGTGACAATAACAGATGAATGTACAGGATGTGCCACGGATAAACCTCATTTTGATTTAAGTGGAACATCTTTTGGAGCCATGGCTAAGCCTGGCCTTGCTAACCAACTACGTAACGCTGGTGTTCTGAACATTCAATTTCAAAGGTACCAACTTAACAAGCACGCCATAATCGCGGTATTGTCTCAGTCGGAGTTCATAGAGCaagtataataaataaataaataaagcgtaataactaaattaattcaaattaacCCGTCTTGTATGAAACCGTTTTACGGTGAGACGACTTCAAAATAAGAagcccataagctaaaagtGTAACActccggcccctcggaccgccggTGACTACTTGTAGACTGTAGATTGGCCTCACAGATCAACACAAATCTTTCCAGCACACTTTGAACTCACTCGTGCGCGCCTGGAAAAACTTTCCAGGAGTttacccatcctaagattgctccccaccaagcacgcttaactgtagaGTTCTTAACAAATGGACTCCCATGAAAAAAAGATACACCTTGttaatatgagtagtctatcaatcatttCTAAAGCTTAATTTGGGGTATCACAAAAAGTTTTTATGATTGGGATATTTTACCCAACTATAAGGCATGTCttacggtgagaccgtctcatacatgCCTCAAAAGCATGACATGAGTAGGTTTTACTCAAGTTGAATTCTAGGTTCGGGTCTATATAGGTTATGATGTGAATtgttgaattaaaaattatattaatattgaaATGTATAACATGAAAATGacaccaaaaaataataatcaaattggTTCTCTACTTTTGTAGATTAAAGTAAATAAATGTTCGGCCAATCCTAAACTAGTATTTAAGATTTGCCCATGTGTTGCAATCGGGTGCACCCGAGTGCCTTtctaaatcatatttttttataaaatttaatgagattttgctttaaattattttaaatggtTTAAATTATTGTTACATTTGGAGacgatgattttatttgaaaatctaAAATTAACTCTAATTTAATGTTTGGTAAAtcaatgaaatttaattttgaatttgagtCAATTCCACCACTATTTTAAAAGTAgataaaattgagaatttaataATGGCTCTTCAAACCTTCATGATTATATAATTGAAATCTgcaatttgaaataaattatttatttctaaaCACAATCTTAACAAATATGAATATTTGTGCAATGTAAAATGCAAGGAGTAACAGTTGCAGTAAAAATGGATCTGGGTTAGAATCCATATTACATTGCAATTGCAATTGAATATGTAAATGGAGAAGGAATACAAGGTGTAAACCTAAAACAAAGTAATGGATATGGAGGATGGATGAACATGGAAAGATCATGGGGTGGAACATGGAGAATGAATGCAGGATATCCTCCTTTGTCTTCGCAATTGATTGAAGCTCAAAGAAAACATATTCTTACCTTGAATAATATTATCCCTAGAAATTAGGTCCCTG
The Amaranthus tricolor cultivar Red isolate AtriRed21 chromosome 11, ASM2621246v1, whole genome shotgun sequence DNA segment above includes these coding regions:
- the LOC130827757 gene encoding protein S40-7-like is translated as MDINGVRNFRHWKSPHSGSDPFLGHFTFSTSSSDDHSGDELTEADLFWSGENGITDSDESTRYPYSSHSHRSLGFRRREKSGILAALPDHDCVNGFKTPLRAIPKAPQRVSGELIQSSPCQKFQHSAPVNVPSTMMTRKKEKKFGQLEERESRDGDGDDEEMLPPHEIVAMKLNSTSSVLEGVGRTLKGRDLRQVRNAVWRQTGFLD